The following is a genomic window from Serratia ficaria.
GGCGGAGCGTATTCTGACGCTGGGTTCACAGCCGCGGCATGCATACAGCGACTATTTGAAAACCGCCGATATCAAGGAGGACACCAACGTGACCGACGATAAAGGCACGCTGGGCGGCTTGCTGGGCGGTTATTCGGTACTGCTGCAGCAACAGCGCGCGCTGCTGGCGCTGGCCGCCGACGCGGGCGATGAAGGCACCGCTTCGCTGATGAGCGACTACATCAAGGAGCAGGAAAAACAGGTTTGGATGCTCAACGCCTACCTGGGCAAATAATTCCTGCCGCCATGATAAAACAGTCCCTGACGGGACTGTTTTCGTTTTACCATTCGCAGGAAACCACGAACAGCAGCGAGCGCCGGTGCTGGTCGTCCAGCCGGCGGCACACCCGGATGATATGCCGGTTGCTGCACGACTGGCGCTCCAGCCAACGATGCCTGCGGCGCTGGCTCTGCCGCAACATCCGCCAGCGGCCCACTTCGTTTCTACTGCGTCTCATAATTTCATCACTCGTCCGTCAAATGCCAACCGCGGGCATTATAGCCCTTTCCGCCGGCGATCCAAGTCGCCGTCGCTGCGGCCGCTGCCGGGCAAGCGTCCGAAAAGCCACATTTTATTTTCAGCAAGTGCCTTAACTTCATCATATTTATGCAACATAAGCGCCGATAAAAGGTTTCCCCTTTATCAATCTGTGCGTACACTCTTCGTTGGTGGTTTGCGAACGGGATTTTTCGCCTTTATGACAACATTTTATACTGTAATCAGTTGGCTCATGGTGTTCGGTTACTGGCTGCTTATCGCCGGGGTGACGCTGCGCATTCTGATGAAACGCCGCACCGTGCCTTCGGCCATGGCCTGGCTGCTGGTTATCTATATTCTGCCGCTGTTCGGCATCGTCGCCTATTTATCCTTTGGCGAACTGCATTTGGGCAAGCGGCGCGCCGAGCGCGCCAAGGCGATGTGGCCTTCCACCGCCCGCTGGCTGAACGAA
Proteins encoded in this region:
- a CDS encoding Dps family protein, with translation MATAKKATKTHIGLDSKQSAKLAEALNALLANYQVLYMNVRGYHWNISGPHFFELHVKFEETYNDLLTKVDELAERILTLGSQPRHAYSDYLKTADIKEDTNVTDDKGTLGGLLGGYSVLLQQQRALLALAADAGDEGTASLMSDYIKEQEKQVWMLNAYLGK
- a CDS encoding YciY family protein produces the protein MRRSRNEVGRWRMLRQSQRRRHRWLERQSCSNRHIIRVCRRLDDQHRRSLLFVVSCEW